GTTTTGATAAGTTCATTGTACAAATTTAGAAAAATCTGTTGCTTGCTATTTAGTTACTCATTTGTGCAAGTTTTACTTAACCTTTGTAGTAAAATTTACATCAAGTCTTAACTTACAAAAAAGCGGTTGTGCCAGATTCTGCACTAAACCGCCAGTTATTTAGGATACTATATCCATTTGCCTTTTTGAATTTCTCTTTCTTTTTCTATTTCTTGCGGAGTTTTAGGTCTGTATGGTTGGCGAGGAGGATACATTCCTTTTTTCACATTTAGTTGATATTTTTCTGATGTAACTTTTATACCGTTAATTTCAACTGTAAACGGTTTGATAGTATACTTGCCTTCTTTTTGGGGGTAATAGTGTTTCATGAACTTAGTTTCTGTGGTTCCTTTTCCGTTGATGAATGTACTATTCATGGTAGTAGATATGCCCCCAGATACAAAGTTTTCGATCTCAGGGAATTCGGGCGTAGGAATGTACCCTGACATATTTTTGACTGTAATTGTAATTATGAGCGGTTCATCTGTAGAAAGCTCTGTTTTGTTAATATCAATACTGATTGACTGACCGAACAAGAAATAAGGTACTAATCCGCATACAATAAGCCAGAACTTCACAAATTTCATAGCACCTCCTTATTTATGCAAATTTACGAAAATGGACAATACACAAAGCGGGAATTTTGATAGTACATAAAACTGCTTAGCTGAAAATAAAGTTTCTATCCTTTTTTTCGTAGCTGTTCAACCGCATCTTTTACTTCTTTGTTATTTGGGTCAAACTCTAGCGCTTTTTGGTACATTTCTATGGCTTTCTTATTATCATCGTGTTGTAAGTAGTAATAACCGAGATAAGAATATGCATTCGCATTGTCTTTTTTGTAGATATCTTTAGTGGATTCAGGCATACTTATAAACTGTTCATAAAAAGGTTTAGCTAACCACTTTCTTTGTTTAGGATCCTTAATGTCTTTATTTAGTTCCTGTTCTATCAAGCTATTACAATATGCGCGCCACAAAGGTCCTTGGGGAGAAGAAGGGGCAAGCTCCATTACTTTCATGTATGCAGAATCAGCTTTTGTGTACATCTTTTCAAAGTAGTAGCATCTGCCTAAATAGATATAGTCATTTACAGTAGGTTTAAAATGCTTAAACTTCTCTTCATATTCTACAATTGCTTCTTTATACTTTTTCATAAAAAAATATGAAAGTGCCATATCACCATGAAGTTCTTGCTTTTTAGGGTCAATTTCTAGGGCTTTTTTATAGGCTTCAATTGCTAATGAGTCCTTTTTTTGTTTAGATAAACATCTGCCGTAGTACTCATAGTCTGATGCTAATAAAGTATCATTCGGCTTTTTAACTTTGAACATTTGGGCAAGATATTTTTCACCTGCTTCATATTCTTTAAGCTCGTAAGCTGCATATCCTGCTAAGCGGTTAATTAAAAAAACCGTATTATCTATGCTGTTTGCAATGGTAGTAATTTT
The Bacteroidia bacterium genome window above contains:
- a CDS encoding BatD family protein; translated protein: MKFWLIVCGLVPYFLFGQSISIDINKTELSTDEPLIITITVKNMSGYIPTPEFPEIENFVSGGISTTMNSTFINGKGTTETKFMKHYYPQKEGKYTIKPFTVEINGIKVTSEKYQLNVKKGMYPPRQPYRPKTPQEIEKEREIQKGKWI